One genomic segment of Gottschalkia acidurici 9a includes these proteins:
- the truA gene encoding tRNA pseudouridine(38-40) synthase TruA — MLKRNIKLTIEYDGTNFCGWQKQPNGQSIQQALEDAIYSITKENVNIVGSGRTDSKVHAFGQVANFYTSSKIPQEKFTNAINSKLPSDISVKDSIEVPCDFHSRYGALGKEYKYIIYNDRTRSPILRNYSYHVPYELNIGHMKNAIESFRGTYDFRGFMSTGSSVKSTIRTINKAELNKKDEIIEITLQGNGFLYNMVRIITGTLVEIGMGKICHEKVFEIIMSQDRKCAGHTAPPQGLYLNQVFY; from the coding sequence ATGTTGAAAAGAAACATAAAGCTTACAATAGAATATGATGGAACTAATTTTTGTGGATGGCAAAAGCAACCTAATGGTCAAAGCATTCAGCAAGCCTTAGAAGATGCAATATACTCTATAACAAAGGAAAATGTAAATATAGTAGGATCAGGAAGAACAGATAGTAAAGTTCATGCTTTTGGACAGGTTGCAAATTTTTATACTAGCTCAAAAATACCACAAGAGAAATTTACTAATGCTATAAACAGTAAGCTACCATCAGATATATCAGTGAAAGATTCTATAGAAGTTCCATGTGACTTTCATTCAAGATATGGTGCTTTGGGTAAGGAATATAAGTATATAATATATAATGATAGAACAAGAAGTCCTATTCTTAGGAATTATTCATATCATGTACCTTATGAATTAAACATAGGACATATGAAAAATGCTATAGAAAGCTTTAGAGGGACTTATGATTTTAGAGGATTCATGTCTACAGGAAGTTCTGTAAAGAGTACAATTAGAACTATAAATAAGGCTGAGCTAAATAAAAAAGATGAAATAATAGAAATAACTTTACAAGGTAATGGATTTCTATATAACATGGTTAGAATAATAACGGGAACCTTAGTGGAGATAGGTATGGGAAAGATATGTCACGAGAAAGTATTTGAAATAATAATGTCTCAAGATAGAAAGTGTGCAGGACATACTGCACCACCACAAGGTCTTTACTTAAATCAAGTATTTTACTAA
- a CDS encoding DNA-directed RNA polymerase subunit alpha, translated as MIEIEKPKIEIVEINEDNTYGKFIVEPLERGYGTTLGNSLRRILLSSLPGVAVSSIKIQGVLHEFSTVPGVLEDVSEIILNIKELAAVMHTDEPVILKIDAEGPGVIKAGDIDTGSEVEILNKDLHIATLEDDAKLYMELEMVKGRGYVPAERNKKENQIIGVLPVDSIFTPVKKVNFTVEDTRVGQVTDYDKLILEIWTNGTIKPDEATSLGSKILSEHLNLFITLTDHVSEVEIMVEKEEDKKEKVLEMTIEELDLSVRSYNCLKRAGINTVDELAQKSEEDMMKVRNLGKKSLEEVQNKLAELDLGLRNNEE; from the coding sequence ATGATAGAAATTGAAAAGCCAAAAATAGAAATTGTAGAGATTAATGAAGACAATACCTATGGAAAATTTATTGTCGAGCCTTTAGAGAGAGGTTACGGAACTACACTAGGTAACTCACTGAGAAGAATTTTACTATCTTCACTACCAGGAGTAGCTGTTTCTTCAATAAAGATTCAAGGTGTTTTACATGAATTCTCAACAGTACCTGGTGTTTTAGAAGATGTTTCAGAAATAATTCTTAATATAAAAGAATTAGCTGCAGTTATGCACACTGATGAACCTGTTATTCTTAAAATAGATGCAGAGGGACCAGGCGTTATAAAAGCAGGAGACATTGATACGGGTTCGGAAGTGGAGATATTAAATAAAGATCTTCACATAGCGACTCTTGAAGATGATGCGAAACTATATATGGAACTTGAAATGGTAAAAGGAAGAGGCTATGTGCCAGCTGAGAGAAATAAAAAAGAGAATCAAATCATAGGTGTTCTTCCTGTCGACTCAATATTTACTCCTGTAAAGAAAGTAAACTTTACTGTAGAAGATACTAGAGTTGGTCAAGTAACAGATTACGATAAACTTATATTAGAAATTTGGACTAATGGGACTATAAAGCCAGATGAAGCTACTTCTTTAGGATCTAAAATATTAAGTGAACACTTAAACTTATTCATAACTTTAACTGACCATGTAAGTGAAGTAGAGATAATGGTAGAAAAAGAAGAGGATAAGAAAGAGAAAGTTCTTGAAATGACTATAGAAGAGTTAGATTTATCTGTTAGATCTTACAACTGTCTAAAAAGAGCAGGAATCAACACTGTTGATGAATTAGCTCAGAAGTCAGAAGAAGATATGATGAAGGTTAGAAACCTTGGTAAGAAATCCCTTGAAGAGGTTCAAAACAAACTTGCTGAACTAGACTTAGGCTTAAGAAATAATGAAGAGTAA
- a CDS encoding energy-coupling factor transporter ATPase, producing MISIDKVTYEYPSNDNNSFIAVNNVTLTVKKGEFLVILGHNGSGKSTLAKLMNSLLLPTSGSVYVNGMNTSDMDKIWDIRQTAGMVFQNPDNQLVATIVEEDVAFGPENQGIESKKIERRVEDALNIVEMIEYKKHAPHLLSGGQKQRIAIAGVLAMNPECIILDEPTAMLDPSGRKEVMRTIKRLNKEENKTIVHITHYMDEAVEADRIIVMEQGQIVLEGIPKKVFSEVEKIKELGLDLPQVTELAYKLKKEGIDLPSDILTVDELVGLI from the coding sequence ATGATAAGTATAGATAAAGTAACTTACGAATACCCTAGTAATGACAATAATTCATTTATAGCTGTAAATAATGTAACTTTAACAGTAAAAAAAGGTGAATTTCTAGTTATACTGGGTCATAATGGCTCAGGAAAGTCTACACTTGCTAAATTAATGAATTCATTACTATTGCCTACAAGTGGAAGTGTATATGTAAATGGAATGAATACTTCTGACATGGATAAGATATGGGACATAAGACAAACTGCTGGAATGGTGTTTCAAAACCCTGATAATCAGTTAGTTGCTACCATTGTTGAAGAGGATGTTGCATTTGGACCCGAAAATCAAGGGATAGAATCTAAGAAAATAGAAAGAAGAGTAGAAGATGCTCTAAATATTGTTGAAATGATAGAATATAAAAAGCACGCACCGCACCTATTATCTGGAGGACAGAAACAAAGAATAGCTATAGCAGGAGTATTGGCTATGAATCCTGAGTGCATAATTCTAGATGAACCTACAGCCATGCTAGATCCATCAGGTAGAAAAGAAGTGATGAGAACCATAAAAAGATTAAATAAAGAGGAAAATAAAACTATAGTTCATATAACTCACTATATGGACGAAGCAGTAGAAGCTGATAGGATAATAGTAATGGAACAAGGCCAAATAGTACTTGAAGGTATACCAAAGAAAGTATTTAGCGAAGTAGAAAAGATAAAAGAATTAGGACTAGACTTACCACAAGTAACAGAACTCGCTTATAAACTAAAAAAAGAAGGTATAGATTTACCTAGTGATATATTAACTGTAGATGAACTGGTGGGATTGATATGA
- a CDS encoding energy-coupling factor transporter ATPase, producing the protein MTIKIKGLNHIYNKNTPFESKALDDINLEIEKGEFIGLIGHTGSGKSTLIQHLNGLLKPSSGTIEINDVDITAKNTSLKDIRQKVGLVFQYPEHQLFEETIYKDISFGPKNLGLSEEEIDKRVKEAMLLVGLDFEKMKDRSPFELSGGQKRRVAIAGVLAMKPEVLILDEPTAGLDPRGRDDILNQVQELYEKNQMTIILVSHSMEDIARLVNKIIVMHKGKIKLYDRPKEVFKNVEELESFGLGVPQITYFMRELKKKGKDINENIFTVDEAKEEILKYLRRKKDA; encoded by the coding sequence ATGACTATAAAAATAAAAGGATTAAATCATATTTATAATAAAAACACCCCTTTTGAGAGTAAGGCATTAGATGATATTAATCTAGAAATAGAAAAGGGTGAATTTATCGGATTAATTGGACATACGGGATCAGGAAAGTCAACATTAATTCAACACTTAAATGGTCTATTAAAGCCTAGTTCAGGAACTATAGAAATTAATGATGTAGATATTACAGCTAAGAATACAAGTTTGAAAGATATAAGACAAAAAGTAGGTCTTGTATTTCAATACCCAGAGCATCAACTATTTGAAGAAACAATATATAAGGACATTTCTTTTGGACCTAAGAATTTAGGACTTTCTGAGGAAGAAATAGATAAAAGAGTCAAAGAGGCTATGTTGCTAGTAGGATTAGATTTTGAAAAAATGAAGGATAGATCTCCTTTTGAATTGAGTGGTGGTCAAAAAAGGAGAGTTGCTATAGCAGGAGTATTGGCTATGAAACCAGAGGTATTAATATTAGATGAACCTACAGCTGGATTAGATCCTAGAGGTAGAGATGATATATTAAATCAAGTTCAAGAGTTATATGAAAAAAATCAGATGACAATAATACTAGTATCTCATAGCATGGAGGATATAGCTAGGTTAGTTAATAAAATAATAGTCATGCATAAAGGAAAAATCAAGCTATATGATCGTCCAAAAGAAGTATTTAAAAATGTAGAAGAACTCGAAAGCTTTGGACTTGGAGTTCCACAAATAACTTACTTTATGAGAGAATTAAAGAAAAAGGGTAAAGATATAAATGAAAATATATTTACTGTAGATGAAGCAAAAGAAGAAATACTAAAGTATTTAAGGAGAAAAAAAGATGCTTAA
- the rpsI gene encoding 30S ribosomal protein S9, with translation MSKVQYYGTGRRKKSIARVRLYPGSGNITVNKRDLNEYFDYETLRVIVQEPLTLTENLDKYDVVATVKGGGFTGQAGALRHGISRALLKVDGELRPVIKKAGFLTRDPRMKERKKYGLKGARRAPQFSKR, from the coding sequence ATGTCTAAAGTTCAATACTACGGAACAGGAAGAAGAAAAAAATCTATAGCTAGAGTAAGATTATACCCTGGCTCAGGTAATATAACTGTAAATAAGAGAGATCTAAACGAATACTTTGACTATGAAACATTAAGAGTTATAGTTCAAGAACCATTAACACTTACAGAAAATCTAGACAAGTATGACGTTGTAGCAACTGTAAAAGGTGGTGGCTTTACAGGTCAAGCTGGAGCACTAAGACACGGTATATCAAGAGCATTACTTAAAGTAGACGGAGAATTAAGACCGGTAATCAAAAAAGCTGGATTCTTAACTAGAGATCCAAGAATGAAAGAAAGAAAGAAATATGGTCTTAAAGGGGCTAGAAGAGCACCTCAATTCTCAAAAAGATAG
- the cwlD gene encoding N-acetylmuramoyl-L-alanine amidase CwlD encodes MKIIVIKRRWIFFIALILIITLFVIRLEDKSVPTFYLPVTNKVVAIDAGHGGMDPGAMGSSKNTEAEVNLEIALKLRKLIEQNGGIVILTREDEKGLYTEKTPTIRAKKNEDLRNRKMLVNDSEPDIFISIHLNSFPQEKYYGAQTFYKKGCEESEKLAKIIQDELRNSLDKENKREPQPRDTLYLIREVEKPSVLVEAGFLSNSKEEQLLNDSKYQEQIAWGIYIGIIKYFNEK; translated from the coding sequence TTGAAAATAATAGTTATTAAAAGAAGATGGATTTTTTTCATAGCGTTAATTTTAATTATCACATTATTTGTGATAAGATTAGAGGATAAATCGGTTCCAACATTCTACTTACCAGTTACCAACAAAGTAGTAGCAATAGATGCTGGGCATGGGGGAATGGATCCTGGGGCTATGGGAAGTTCGAAAAATACAGAAGCTGAAGTAAATTTAGAAATAGCATTGAAATTAAGAAAGTTGATAGAACAGAATGGTGGAATTGTAATATTAACTAGAGAGGATGAAAAGGGACTATATACTGAAAAGACTCCTACAATAAGAGCGAAAAAAAATGAAGATTTAAGAAATAGAAAGATGCTTGTAAATGATAGTGAACCAGATATATTTATATCTATACATTTAAATAGCTTCCCACAAGAGAAGTACTATGGTGCACAAACCTTTTATAAAAAAGGATGTGAGGAAAGTGAAAAATTAGCTAAAATAATACAAGATGAGCTAAGAAACTCACTAGACAAAGAAAATAAAAGAGAACCACAACCTAGAGATACATTGTATTTAATAAGAGAGGTTGAAAAGCCATCGGTTTTAGTGGAAGCTGGATTTTTATCTAATAGTAAAGAAGAACAGCTTCTAAATGATTCTAAGTATCAAGAGCAGATCGCATGGGGAATATACATAGGAATAATAAAATACTTTAATGAAAAATAA
- a CDS encoding C40 family peptidase: MNKKINQIINKLKGARFVHNGRSIEEGIDCLGFLILFYKEFGVELPSDDGQYVDKEWYLEDPDRYVRGIKNLGYKEVSLEELKPLDLIYFVINHDVITHTGIKLNDNFLFI, from the coding sequence TTGAATAAAAAAATAAATCAAATTATAAACAAGTTAAAGGGAGCTAGGTTTGTTCACAATGGTCGATCAATAGAAGAAGGTATAGACTGTTTAGGGTTCTTAATTCTTTTCTATAAGGAGTTTGGTGTAGAATTACCTAGCGATGATGGTCAATATGTAGATAAAGAATGGTACTTAGAGGATCCTGACAGATATGTGAGAGGTATTAAAAATCTAGGGTATAAAGAGGTCTCTTTAGAAGAACTCAAGCCTCTAGATCTAATTTATTTTGTTATAAACCATGATGTTATTACTCATACTGGTATAAAGCTAAACGATAATTTTTTGTTCATATGA
- the rplQ gene encoding 50S ribosomal protein L17: MAKLRKLGRPTDHRKAMLRNLVTSLLREGKITTTDTRAKEAKRMAEKMITLAKRGDLHARRQVLSYLYDETVVKNLFDEIAPKYADRNGGYTRALKLGPRRGDAAELVILELV; this comes from the coding sequence ATGGCTAAGCTAAGAAAACTTGGACGCCCTACTGATCATAGAAAAGCTATGCTAAGAAACTTAGTAACAAGCTTGTTGAGAGAAGGAAAAATAACTACAACTGATACTAGAGCTAAAGAAGCAAAAAGAATGGCAGAAAAAATGATAACTTTAGCTAAAAGAGGAGATTTACACGCAAGACGTCAAGTGCTGTCATATCTATATGATGAAACAGTAGTTAAAAACTTATTTGACGAGATAGCTCCTAAATATGCAGATAGAAACGGTGGATATACTAGAGCGTTAAAACTAGGACCACGTAGAGGAGATGCTGCAGAACTAGTTATACTAGAGTTAGTATAA
- a CDS encoding phosphatase PAP2 family protein: protein MKNKHKITREIPKKSLVKYLLGLFIAVLFFIVFMNFSTKVRGISEGIYFDKLILSRIHNHINQDIKNIMIFISFLGSAKFYLPLCSFLTIYLLRKKHYIESIGLINGVLGSAIVNFVLKRYYVRVRPEMYFQVQETGYSFPSGHSMVAISFYFICTYLLVRNRPWDIKKIIIWMSTIVFVTLIGFSRIYLGVHWPTDVIGGLSLGFVWLYFNIVLVELLHKKYKKPIR from the coding sequence TTGAAAAATAAACATAAGATAACTAGGGAAATACCTAAAAAATCACTAGTAAAATATCTATTAGGACTTTTTATAGCAGTTTTGTTCTTTATAGTTTTTATGAATTTTAGTACTAAAGTAAGAGGGATTTCAGAGGGTATATATTTTGATAAGCTAATATTATCAAGAATACATAATCATATAAATCAAGATATAAAAAATATTATGATATTTATAAGTTTTTTAGGATCAGCTAAGTTCTATTTACCACTATGTAGTTTTTTGACAATTTATCTTTTAAGAAAGAAACACTATATAGAATCAATAGGTCTAATTAATGGAGTATTGGGAAGTGCTATAGTAAATTTTGTATTAAAAAGATACTATGTAAGAGTTAGACCAGAAATGTATTTTCAAGTTCAAGAAACAGGATATAGTTTTCCCAGTGGTCACTCTATGGTTGCTATAAGTTTTTACTTTATATGTACTTATCTTTTAGTAAGAAATAGGCCTTGGGATATAAAAAAGATTATAATATGGATGAGTACTATAGTATTCGTAACTCTAATAGGATTTAGTAGGATATATCTAGGAGTTCACTGGCCTACAGATGTTATAGGTGGATTAAGTTTAGGATTTGTTTGGCTATATTTTAATATAGTATTAGTAGAATTACTTCATAAAAAATATAAGAAGCCTATTAGATGA
- the rplM gene encoding 50S ribosomal protein L13, whose translation MKSFIAKPQEIERKWLLIDAEGKTLGRLSSEVASILRGKNKPIYTPHVDTGDHVIIINAEKIVLTGKKLDQKNYTYHTGHPGGLREIPYSVMMDKNPEKVITLAVKGMLPKNSLGRQMIKKLRVYRGTEHNHEAQKPEVYEI comes from the coding sequence ATGAAAAGCTTCATTGCAAAACCACAAGAAATTGAAAGAAAATGGTTATTAATTGATGCTGAAGGAAAAACATTAGGTAGACTTTCTAGTGAAGTAGCATCGATTTTAAGAGGAAAAAATAAACCTATTTATACTCCACATGTAGATACAGGAGATCATGTAATAATAATAAATGCAGAAAAAATAGTTTTAACAGGAAAGAAATTAGATCAAAAAAACTATACTTATCATACAGGTCATCCAGGTGGACTTAGAGAGATACCTTATAGCGTTATGATGGATAAAAATCCTGAAAAAGTAATAACACTAGCTGTAAAAGGTATGCTTCCAAAAAACAGTTTAGGAAGACAAATGATTAAAAAATTAAGAGTATACAGAGGAACAGAGCATAATCACGAAGCTCAAAAACCTGAAGTTTACGAAATATAG
- a CDS encoding methyl-accepting chemotaxis protein: MKNLYINKINNIKNKILIPTIALLLVSITLLGFIGYHTQKQSTYKVLEEMLTAQVNSFEQSIEENIKTSKKAKESINNTLVNIAKSIERQTRFIPEEDMNRSLSEICRELSIDRINIADETGVTKWSSDEDGLAYDFNSDEEARKYLSAITDKTFTTIDENITTAEGKEMHFIGVARQDRPGFIQIGIETSLLDGINTDVDISSIARLTSFGNGGYMIVLNSDGVILSHQDHNLIGKNIKEFDWGEKLLKQSSGKFEFEYLRKNNYISFKKYNSNTIIGATIPSEEYIKGINVFIRNVFITAIVTLILTSIFVNILNNRVIVKRLNKGLKYINEIEKGNLNANFDVVGNDEISLLMKGLHNMNISLRSILSEISEFVEKVGNMSNTLSDSSEQTTVAGQEIAASVAEIASGANEQVREVQEGILKLERLSDAMNEITQDSSTIEEKAIEIQSQNRRNVQAMSVLREKFIDNEKSTQNVTLKTNSLSEKSAQIENIIEVINGIAEQTNLLALNASIEAARAGEAGRGFSVVADEIRKLAEESMSASNKIEVIINSIGEDIRETKLSMQDVSKIVVEANHELHNTVNEFDLLRESNNAIVKLIGNLHEVINKSNKDKDEVMKAMDDVASVSQQTAASTEEISASTEEQASTFEGISYIAQELNQLSEGLVKIVERFNI, translated from the coding sequence TTGAAAAATTTATATATTAATAAAATAAATAATATAAAAAATAAAATATTGATTCCAACAATTGCTTTGCTATTAGTTTCTATAACGCTATTAGGATTCATAGGATATCATACTCAAAAACAATCTACATATAAAGTTCTAGAGGAAATGCTTACAGCGCAAGTAAATAGTTTTGAACAAAGTATTGAAGAAAATATAAAAACGTCTAAAAAAGCTAAGGAATCAATAAATAATACATTAGTGAATATAGCTAAAAGTATAGAAAGACAAACTAGATTTATACCAGAAGAAGATATGAACAGAAGTCTATCTGAGATATGCAGAGAGCTTAGTATAGATAGAATAAATATAGCTGACGAAACAGGGGTAACTAAATGGAGTAGTGATGAGGATGGCTTAGCATATGATTTTAACTCAGATGAGGAAGCAAGAAAATATCTGTCAGCTATAACCGATAAAACTTTTACTACAATAGATGAAAATATAACTACAGCTGAAGGAAAGGAAATGCACTTTATAGGGGTAGCTAGGCAGGATCGACCAGGATTTATACAAATAGGAATTGAAACATCTTTATTAGATGGAATAAATACTGATGTAGATATATCAAGCATTGCTAGATTAACATCATTTGGAAACGGTGGATATATGATAGTATTAAACTCAGATGGAGTGATACTAAGTCACCAAGATCATAATTTAATAGGTAAAAACATAAAGGAATTTGATTGGGGAGAGAAATTGCTTAAACAATCAAGTGGAAAGTTTGAATTCGAATATCTTAGAAAGAATAACTACATATCATTTAAAAAGTACAATAGTAATACCATAATAGGTGCTACTATACCTTCAGAAGAATATATAAAAGGTATAAATGTATTTATTAGAAATGTATTTATAACAGCAATAGTTACATTGATACTAACGTCTATATTTGTAAATATATTAAACAATAGAGTAATAGTTAAAAGATTAAATAAAGGATTAAAGTACATAAATGAAATAGAAAAAGGAAACTTAAATGCAAATTTTGATGTTGTAGGAAACGATGAGATATCACTTCTCATGAAGGGACTTCATAACATGAATATTAGCTTAAGATCCATATTATCAGAAATTTCAGAATTCGTTGAGAAAGTAGGAAACATGTCTAATACACTATCGGACTCATCAGAGCAGACTACTGTAGCAGGTCAAGAGATTGCAGCATCTGTAGCAGAGATAGCTAGTGGAGCAAATGAACAAGTAAGAGAAGTGCAAGAGGGGATATTGAAGTTAGAGAGGTTATCAGATGCTATGAATGAGATAACACAAGATTCTAGTACAATTGAAGAAAAAGCTATAGAAATACAAAGTCAGAATAGAAGAAATGTTCAAGCTATGTCAGTTTTAAGAGAAAAGTTTATTGATAACGAAAAATCTACTCAGAATGTGACACTTAAGACAAATAGCCTATCAGAAAAATCAGCTCAAATAGAAAATATAATAGAAGTTATAAATGGAATAGCAGAACAAACAAATTTATTAGCTTTAAATGCATCAATAGAAGCAGCTAGGGCTGGGGAAGCTGGGCGAGGATTTTCTGTAGTAGCTGATGAAATAAGGAAGTTAGCAGAGGAATCAATGAGTGCATCTAATAAAATAGAAGTGATAATTAACAGTATAGGGGAAGATATCAGAGAAACAAAGTTGTCTATGCAAGATGTATCTAAAATAGTAGTAGAGGCAAATCATGAATTACACAATACAGTAAATGAATTTGATTTACTAAGGGAATCTAATAATGCTATAGTTAAGCTTATAGGAAATTTACATGAAGTAATTAACAAGTCAAATAAAGACAAAGATGAGGTTATGAAGGCTATGGATGATGTTGCATCTGTATCACAACAAACAGCAGCTTCAACAGAGGAGATATCAGCTTCAACAGAAGAGCAAGCATCTACATTTGAGGGAATTAGTTATATTGCCCAAGAATTAAATCAATTGTCAGAAGGACTAGTAAAAATAGTTGAAAGATTTAATATATAA
- a CDS encoding ferritin: MLSQKLLDALNDQFNYELLSAHYYIAMAAYCADQDLDGFANFFMVQAEEERFHAMKFYNYINEVDGRANLEGISTPKNDFESITDVFQNALSHENSVTKRIYNLMDIAQDEREHATISFLRWFVDEQIEEEASMKTIIKKLERLGNDNHGLFVLDQELGQRVFTPPTN; this comes from the coding sequence ATGTTATCACAAAAATTATTAGATGCATTAAATGACCAATTCAATTATGAACTTTTATCTGCACACTATTATATAGCTATGGCAGCTTATTGTGCAGACCAAGATTTAGACGGATTTGCAAATTTCTTTATGGTACAAGCTGAAGAAGAGAGATTCCATGCTATGAAATTTTATAATTATATAAATGAAGTAGATGGAAGAGCTAACTTAGAAGGTATAAGTACACCGAAAAATGACTTCGAATCAATAACTGATGTATTCCAAAATGCCTTAAGCCATGAGAATTCAGTAACTAAAAGAATTTATAATTTAATGGATATAGCACAAGATGAAAGAGAGCACGCCACTATAAGTTTTTTAAGATGGTTTGTAGATGAGCAAATAGAAGAAGAAGCAAGTATGAAGACTATAATAAAAAAACTAGAGAGACTAGGAAATGATAATCACGGATTATTTGTTTTAGATCAGGAACTAGGACAAAGAGTATTTACACCACCGACAAACTAG
- a CDS encoding energy-coupling factor transporter transmembrane component T family protein, producing the protein MLKNITIGQYFPGDTVIHNLDPRVKIISVFLFIMSLFLIKTFYPYILVIVFIGVTITISKVPISYILKGLKPLMFLIAITFAINALMTKGEIIFEIGPLDITKEGLIQATFMALRLIFLVIGTSLLTLTTSPISLTDGIESLLSPFKKIGVPAHELAMMMTIALRFIPTLLEETDKIMKAQMARGADFESGNIINRAKSLVPLLVPLFISAFRRADELAMAMEARCYRGGENRTRMRKLELRNRDYIATTITVMFSISIIILRFIKL; encoded by the coding sequence ATGCTTAAAAATATAACTATAGGACAGTATTTTCCTGGGGATACAGTAATACATAATCTAGATCCTAGAGTTAAAATAATATCTGTATTTTTATTCATTATGTCGCTATTCCTTATCAAGACATTTTATCCATATATACTTGTAATAGTGTTTATAGGAGTTACCATAACTATTTCAAAAGTACCTATAAGTTATATATTAAAGGGATTAAAACCACTAATGTTTCTAATAGCAATTACATTTGCAATAAATGCATTAATGACAAAAGGTGAGATAATATTTGAGATAGGGCCATTAGATATAACAAAAGAAGGACTTATACAAGCTACATTCATGGCTTTAAGACTGATATTCTTAGTTATAGGAACAAGTTTACTTACGCTAACTACTTCACCAATATCTTTAACAGATGGAATAGAGAGCTTATTAAGTCCATTTAAAAAAATAGGTGTACCTGCGCATGAACTTGCAATGATGATGACAATAGCTTTAAGATTTATTCCTACACTATTAGAGGAAACGGATAAAATAATGAAAGCCCAGATGGCAAGAGGAGCAGACTTTGAAAGTGGAAACATCATAAATAGGGCTAAAAGTTTAGTTCCATTGCTAGTTCCACTATTTATAAGTGCATTTAGACGAGCGGATGAACTTGCAATGGCAATGGAAGCTAGATGCTATAGGGGTGGAGAGAATAGGACTAGAATGAGAAAGTTAGAACTTAGAAATAGAGACTATATAGCTACTACTATTACTGTAATGTTTTCTATATCTATAATAATATTAAGATTTATTAAATTATAG
- a CDS encoding universal stress protein: MNIKKILVPVDGSEPNKKAIDEAKDMAARFNSKVYLLHVVDVDYLLDHSVLSDLKSQRARILDEAVSHFEGIDVEKTIVLGNPSEEIMRKADEEDIDLIIMAKRGLTGLQKYLIGSVTSKVVSHSKKPVLVLP; encoded by the coding sequence ATGAATATTAAGAAAATATTAGTTCCAGTTGATGGATCAGAACCTAATAAAAAAGCTATAGATGAGGCTAAAGATATGGCAGCTAGATTTAATAGTAAGGTATATCTCTTACATGTTGTAGATGTAGATTATCTTTTAGATCACAGTGTATTAAGTGATCTAAAATCACAAAGAGCACGTATTCTAGATGAAGCTGTTTCACACTTTGAAGGAATCGATGTAGAAAAGACTATTGTTTTAGGAAATCCTTCTGAAGAAATAATGAGAAAAGCTGATGAAGAAGATATTGATTTAATCATAATGGCTAAAAGAGGGCTTACTGGATTACAGAAATACTTAATCGGTTCTGTAACTAGTAAAGTTGTAAGTCACTCTAAAAAACCTGTACTTGTTCTTCCTTAA